TAATGCTAATAAAGCTTCCTAAAATAGGAATCGCAGGATGATATAGACTGTCTTTCAAGTTGTTGCCACGCAAGGCAACAGCATAAGCAGTAAACAAGAAAGCTTGAGTTGTTATAAGCCATGTAACACGATTTGACATTAAAGCATATTCAAATTGAATTTCCCCACGGATAATTTGATATGCCTTGATGTCTTCTTCTCTAGAGCTACTTTGATTATTTGACATTGATGCATTACCTTTTACACTGATAGCTATTTTGATCCCTAATTACATTTTAAGGCTATATATGATTTAGGGCTGTAAATAGGTGATATAAATTTAGATCGGCAGAAAAAATAGCAAATTATTTTATGTTTATTTCCACAAATGTCGATCGCCTCAACAAAATTTGTGATTTCTTGCCTAAATTATTAAATTGTCCCCAGAAGCTTTACACAATTAATGCCGAACTCAGTCTTTTAGAGCCTTATGAATACAATCCACTCATTGATAATCTAACTCAAACTCTTTACCAAGAAAACTTTATATTAACTGATTTTGATTGGATGTCTTGGCAAGAAACTGCTAATATTTTCAGTAATAATTTAGAATCGATTAAAACCGCAGATTTATCAATATTAAAAAAGTTGCTGACTACATACATTAGAGGAGACAGATTTTCTAGCGGTTATCTAGCTTCAATGCTAGATGGCGGACAAATAATTGCTATATTACAGAGATTAGAGATGATAAAAATAGAAATGATAGATAACCAACCAGAAAACCAAATAAAACTAGTTCAAGGAGATATAACTCAACTTAGAGTTGATGCGATAGTCAATGCTGCCAATTGTTCGTTATTAGGAGGTGGTGGAGTAGATGGAGCAATTCATCGCGCGGCTGGTTCTGAACTACTAGCAGAATGTCGTAAACTTAGAGGTTGTGGTACTGGGGAAGCTAAGATTACTAAAGGTTATAAATTACCAGCTAAATGGATAATTCATACAGTTGGACCAATTTGGGAAGGTGGCGACAAAAGAGAGGAAGAACTATTAGCAAAATGTTATCGCAATTGTTTAGCCTTGACTGAAATAAATGATATTAAAACAATTGCCTTTCCAGCTATTAGTACAGGAGTGTATAAATTTCCTTTAGAACTGGCGGCAGAAATTGCCATTAAAGAAGTTAGTTTTTTCTGGGAATTAAATCATCATTTAGAAGAAATAACCTTTGTCACATTTAGCGATCGCGCTTACAATGTCTATCGGCAAGTTCTGCAAAAATTAAACCCGTAATTCCTCAAACCCATGTCCCCAAAAAACAAACTAGGTAAAAAAATTGCTCCAGCACCTATCCCAAAAGAAATAGGCGTAGTCGATCTCGTCGATAACTATTTTAGTGCTTATAACTCAGCCAGATTGAGAGAAATTTGTCACCTCCTGACACGCGAAGTCATGCAAGAAGGGGTTACAGTTGGAGTTAGTCTGTCTGGAGCCATGACACCAGCCGGATTTGGGGTGGGAATCCTTGCTCCTCTGATGCGGTTGGGATTTATTGATTACCTCATCAGTACAGGTGCAAATCTCTATCACGACTTGCATTTTGGCTTAGGATTTGACTTGTATTCTGGAAGTCCTTTTGTCGATGACGTGCAGCTACGTCAAGAAGGAACCATCCGCATTTACGATATTGTCTTCGCTTACGATGTTTTGCTAGAAACCGACGCTTTTATTCGGAAAATCCTGCAAGCAGAACCCTTTCAAAAACGGATGGGAACGGCAGAATTTCATTATCTATTGGGTAAATACGTGCGGGAAGTGGAAAAACAAGTAGGAGTCAAAGATTCTTGCTTGTTAGCTACCGCTTATGAATGTGGAGTTCCAGTTTACACCTCTTCCCCTGGAGATAGTTCCATTGGGATGAACGTCGCAGCGATGGCTTTAGAAGATTCACCCCTCATTATCGATCCTTCCATAGATGTCAACGAAACGGCGGCTATAGCCTACTGCGCGCGTCAAATGGGTGTGGGTACATCAAACGGGAAAAGCGCGGCTGTAATCATCGGTGGAGGCAGTCCTAAGAACTTTTTACTGCAAACCCAACCCCAAATTCACGAAGTTTTAGGTTTAGAAGAAAGGGGACACGATTACTTCGTTCAAATTACCGATGCTCGTCCCGATACTGGAGGACTTTCTGGCGCGACTCCTAGCGAAGCCGTAAGCTGGGGTAAAATTGACCCTGAAGAGCTACCTAGCACCATTGTTTGCTACAGCGATAGTACCATTGCCTTACCTATCATTGCTGCCTATATTACCAATCAGTGTCAGCCTCGGACTTTAAAGCGCCTCTACGATCGCAAAGACACTATGGTATCTCAACTGCGTCAAGATTATCTGGCTGCTAAAAACTCACCCAAAGACTCTGACAAAGCCTCAGATTCAGACTTAGGTAGAGAATCAACCCCCTCAACCTATCCTTGTGGTAGATTGATTCCTCACAGTTCCTCAAGCACAACTCCAGGCTAACTTCTGTGTTGTTCTGGGGTACAAAAACGGCTATAGTGAGTCGTGATAGTTTGATTCTTGGCGGTGAAAGATTGAGATTAATCAACACCAGCTTCGGTAGTCACTGACTCATGGAAGATCGAGTCTATATTTTTTCATTAAAAGTTCATGATTTCTAGTAACGATTTTAGACCAGGTGTCTCAATTGAGTGGAATAACGGTGTTTGGAAGGTCATAGAATTTCTCCACGTCAAACCAGGTAAAGGTTCGGCTTTTGTGCGTACCAAGCTCAAAA
The DNA window shown above is from Merismopedia glauca CCAP 1448/3 and carries:
- a CDS encoding O-acetyl-ADP-ribose deacetylase, with amino-acid sequence MFISTNVDRLNKICDFLPKLLNCPQKLYTINAELSLLEPYEYNPLIDNLTQTLYQENFILTDFDWMSWQETANIFSNNLESIKTADLSILKKLLTTYIRGDRFSSGYLASMLDGGQIIAILQRLEMIKIEMIDNQPENQIKLVQGDITQLRVDAIVNAANCSLLGGGGVDGAIHRAAGSELLAECRKLRGCGTGEAKITKGYKLPAKWIIHTVGPIWEGGDKREEELLAKCYRNCLALTEINDIKTIAFPAISTGVYKFPLELAAEIAIKEVSFFWELNHHLEEITFVTFSDRAYNVYRQVLQKLNP
- a CDS encoding homospermidine biosynthesis protein; translated protein: MSPKNKLGKKIAPAPIPKEIGVVDLVDNYFSAYNSARLREICHLLTREVMQEGVTVGVSLSGAMTPAGFGVGILAPLMRLGFIDYLISTGANLYHDLHFGLGFDLYSGSPFVDDVQLRQEGTIRIYDIVFAYDVLLETDAFIRKILQAEPFQKRMGTAEFHYLLGKYVREVEKQVGVKDSCLLATAYECGVPVYTSSPGDSSIGMNVAAMALEDSPLIIDPSIDVNETAAIAYCARQMGVGTSNGKSAAVIIGGGSPKNFLLQTQPQIHEVLGLEERGHDYFVQITDARPDTGGLSGATPSEAVSWGKIDPEELPSTIVCYSDSTIALPIIAAYITNQCQPRTLKRLYDRKDTMVSQLRQDYLAAKNSPKDSDKASDSDLGRESTPSTYPCGRLIPHSSSSTTPG